CCGAACATTGCCGGAGGCATCTCATCCACTCTTCCTCCCAAAGACAGACCGGGCGTCGTCATCCGTTTCGACCCAGCCCTGTCGGTCGCGCTCCCGGCGTTCAAGGCGGCTCAGCAACTCCACGAGAAGTACGAGAAAGAAGGCCTCTTCGTACTCGGCATCGCGCACGCCCCCTTGGATGCAGCCAGATCATTCGCGACCAAGAACGCACTCACCTTCACCATCGCATGTGAACCCAACACCAGAACGGGCGTGCTCGACACCGATGACATATTGACCCTGTACAACAAGAAAGGCGCTATCGTCTTTCGGAAAACCCGGCCGGGAGCGGGCGACATCAGTGAACTGAACCGCACGGTTGCGGCAATGCTCAAGTAGCCGGTAGTCTCTGGCTACCAGCATCCCCGCTATCGCCGCAGTCGAGAGAAAGGAGACAGCCGTGAACAGCCTCGCAGCGCTTGCGGACCGGGTCGAGCAGAGACGGTACTTCGGACTGAGGATTACCGCCCGCGAACTCCTTGCCGCGGAGCGGAAGATCGCCTCACGGCAAGGCCTGCCTGGCTCATATGCCGGGATGTTCGCTCCGACCAGGCAGGACTTCCGACACGGAATCCGCGTCTTCACAGGTGAGGTAGTCCGCTCCGGTGCCGCAACCTCCCACATCCTCGGCGAGGAATGCTGCCGGCTCCTGCTGAAACTCGGCGTCAAGGACAGGCAGGTTTCGGCGGCGCTTGCTCGCGCCGAAGCAGGGATGCAGGAGCGGCTGGACTCATGCGAGCGGATTCACGCCCGACACGTTGGCTTCTACTGCTGCGGCATCTGCACGGTGTCGCTCTGGCGCCACCTGGCCGCGGGCGGGCTGGATAGTGCGGTGCCGCGGTTCCGAGACGGCCTGCGCGTGCTGGCTGACTGCCGCTCCGACAACGGCCGCTGGATTCGGTTCCCTTTCTTCTATACCCTGCTGGCCCTCAGCGAAATGGACCCGCCCGAGGCTCGAAGGGAATTGCGCTGGGCCGCGCCGGCGGCAGAGCGCAGCTTGAGGGCGCTGCGCGGAACCGGTACCTACCGATGGCGACGGCGGGCCGTGCTCGAACGGGCTCTCGCCCTCGCCGGTTAGCAAACCATCGGGGCCCGGCAGGCGGGCAGTCCAGCGCCAGACTCGCTCGGAGATTTCCGCAAACGTCCGGTAGCACAAGGCCGGCAGGCATAGCGCCTGCCGGCCTCTCTGAAATCGGTGGTGGATCTACTCTGCCTTCACAACCTTGCTGGTAAGGGTCACTTCGTCGGCCACCAGCCGCACGAAATACGTGCCCTGCGCCACAGTCCTGCCGCGTTCATCCGTGCACTTCCAGTCCGCATTGTGATAGCCTGCCTGACAGGGACCTGAGGCTACGACCCGGACCAACCTGCCGGAGGCATCGTAGACCTCGAGCCGGATAGCCGCGCTCCTGGGAAGACCGTACTGAATGGCCACTCGACCAGCGAACGGGCCGTTGCCCGTCAAGGTCACTGTCCGCGGCAACCCGGGTCCCTGCTCGGTCGCGCTGATGCCGACGTCGGCGACCTGGACCGAATCGAACACCGCGTCGTTGGCCGGAATCACGTCCAGATTCATCGCAGTAGAACACACGACGCTGTAGGTGCCAGACACACTCAAAGTACAGGGCTTGAATGTGACCAACCCCAACGTGTCATTCGTGCGTACGGTGTCCTCGTAGAACGTGCCGATGCGGAAGATGACCGGGAAGCTGTCGGGTGCGTTGCCGAATCTCCGCACTGTGGCGGCGGGAATCACAACGGTATCTTCCGGCACGACACCGGGTGGCGCGGTGATACTCTGTACCCCCACGTCGCGGACACGTCGGAAGACCCACTTCCAGAACAGATTGTTGGTCACAATCTGGTCGCCAGTCAGCATCGTACTACACCTGACCGTCTGCGAGCCGCGGACCGCCACGGGGTAGTCGGCAAACGTGACCTCGAGCGAATCGCCGGCAGCAAGAGAATCTACCTGCACCGTGTCGCTGTACAAGCTGCCGAGCCTGACCCTGACCGGGAACGATTGCATCACCAGCCCGAAATTGCGGACCCAGGCCTTGACCGGAACGACGGTGCCGGAATCTACTGTGTCAGGCGGAGCCGTGAAGCGCACCGCGCCAACATCGGTCGTACGGATTATCACCTTCACGGAATCCGAGCGCGCATTGTTGGTCGCGTTTGAATCGGCGGCCAGGGCCGTGCTGCAACGCGTCACCAGTGTTCCCAGCGGACTCGCTGTCCAGTCGGCAAACGTCACCAGCGCCGAGTCCAGCGACGCGAGGTTCGTGACCTGCTGAGTGTCGGCGTACCCGCCGCTGATGGTGAAAATCGCCGGGAACGAGATCGTGTCCGTCCCGGTGTTGCGCACCATGGCCTGCGGCTGAAAGACAGCACCTGAGTCAACGATAGCCGTGGGTGCGACGACCCGCATCGTCCCGGCATCTTTCGCGAGAGTAATCACATGACAGGAATCAAGAACCAGATTGTTGGTCAGCACCTGGTCGAGATTCTGCATCATGGTGCAGCTAACCGCGAAAGTCCCGAGCGAGTCCGGAGTCCAGTTGGTGAAGCTGATTGTGCGCGATGTACCTGACGCCATCCCATTGACGAAGGAGCTTTCGCTGTAGAACGTCCCGATGCGGAGCCTCGCCTGGAAGTTGGCGTTGCCCGTACCATGGTTGGTCACTCTCGCTTGGGGCGTGACCGTCACGCCGAGATTGACGTTTCCCTTGGGCGTCATGATCGAATCCACCCCCATGTCGCGCACGCGGACGGTGAACGTCCGGGTGGCACGGTCATTCGCCGTGCTCTCATCCGGCGCCAGCTGAGTCGAACACCTGGCCGTCTGAGATCCCCGCTGGATGGCGGGCCAGGTGTCAAAAGCAACCGCCAGAGATTCTCCGGGGGCGAGACTCGTCACCGTCCTGGTGGACGAGTAGAAGGTGCCGATCGAGTATAGCACCGTAAACGTCGCAGTGCTGTCGCCGTAGTTGGCCACCACGGCACTCGGCTCGATCATGGCGCCTGAGTCTACGGTCCCGGCCGGGATCACGATTCTCCTGGTGCCGACGTTCCATTGAAGTCCCAGCGCCGGCCCGGCGATACAGACCACTGCGAACACAATGGTCGCGAGCTTGAGCGGCGCGTACCATCGGCCGCGAACGCTGCCCGGACTACGATACTGACGAACCATCTGTCCTCCCTACCTTGCTGCTGCTTGATGTGCCGAAGCGGACCGACTGCCGCCGTCGCCAGCCCTGCAGCCGGATCCTCCTGACCGAGCCTTCCGTAGTGCCGTCACTGCGGTCCGGTCCCGGGCAGTTCCGCACCGGCAAAAAGACCCGAATACAATACACGGCGGCTATCCGCGTGCAAGTTCTACCCAGGTCCGGCCCGACCGGCGTCGTCCACTCGCACGGTACAGTCCGCGTGCCCGTTTCAGCGTCGCCAGTTCCGTGGCACCCGGAGAGCTCGGCTGTGTTACCATCGGATGTGAGCAAGCACCGTGCCAACCGGCTCGCGTCTCGGCCGTGCCTGAGACTGGACCGGACTCCGGCCGACTGTCGCCCGACGCAGACGCGGCGCTGTGCAATAGCTGCGCAGCAATGACCCGGCGATTCCTGCTCGTGAAAAGGTGGATCGAAGAACCTGACTACTTTGCTGCTCGCAGACGGATCTCCTGCCCGAACTGCCGGCCCGCACCCGGCTCGGCGAGCATTTGTTCGTCCCATAGCAGCACTGACGGAAACCGCCGGCGCGCCGCGGCGGCAAACCGGCCGGCCAGCCTGACGGACAGGACGCGACCACGGGGGTCGCAGACCGTCGCGTCGCGAACGGCGCAGGATGGAGAGTGGGACTTCAGCAGGAACGCATCCACATCGAGTCCGGCGAGGAACCGCTGACCGAAAGCCCGCAACTTCGCGGTCAGGTCGCGCCCGGTTCGCGCCTGTACGAGCCGGACGCCACCAGACGTCCTGACCAGTCTGATCGGGTCACGAGGAACACCAAGCCCGATCTCCATCTCGGGACACACCGGCACGAAACTCACCATCTCCCCCAACCTCCGGACGGCGGGCGAGGATACCGTCTTGCCGTCGTAGCGGCAACGCTCGCCCAGCAGACAGCGACTGACGACAACGACGGGACGACGGCCTGGTGCTTCGAGCTTCATGAACGGGCAAGGTGTACAAGGGACTCCGGAGTGTATGGACCGCCGTGGGACGCAAGGATGGTTGAGGGTCTGAACGCAATGACCTTGTTTATGCTTGCGATTGAGTCCTCACGACTTGCCGACCAGAACGCGATTGCCGGCGGGCCGAAGGCCATGAACCGCGGCAGGACAAGGTCACCGACAATCGCCTCGCCGGATTCCAGCGTAACCAACACTGAACCCCGGCTGTGACCGGGCGTCCAGATTACCTCGCCCGCGACCCCGCAGGGACGCAGGTCGGACTCGTCTTCCAGCAGGACATCCGGCTCCACGCACGCGTCTGCACGCACGGACTCCGCATCGAGCCGATGCACTGCGACAGGCGCAGGGATGGCCTTCTTCAGTTCGGCCAGACTGCCGATGTGGTCCCCGTGCGTGTGAGTGATGAGTATGAGACCGACATCTTCGGGCTTCACATCCTGATGATTGAGCCCGTCCAGTATCCGGCTGGCGTTGCCTCGGGTGCCGGTGTCAACCAGCACCGGCCGCTTCCCGGTCAGGAGAAACACCTTGATCATGCCGAGAGAAACAGGCATCACACCGTTCATGCCCACAATCCTACCGGCACGAAGCCGCCAAGGTCAAGATTCACAGCTTGACGGGCCTGCGTGTTGCCCGGTCCTGGCCGAAGAACTGCGCGGCTCAGAAGTGACTATGAGCCGCGCTCAATCCGAATCCGGTCCTGCGCTACCGCTCCGCGGCTACCACCAATGGTCGTCCCATGGCTCACCGCCGATGCCGTTGCCCGAGCCGTCAAGCTGTACGCCCACCAGCGATTTCACCGCCCGGCTGACAAAGGCCCTCAGTCTCCCTTCGAGGGGTCGTGAGAAGTAGTAGTAGACCCTCGTGTAGTTGCCGGGCGCGTCGTTCGTCAGCACCAGGCTACCCGGGACATACCCCAGGTCGTCGAAGACGCGGACGTTCTCCGGGGTGAGGGTAGCGGTATCCATGAGGACGGTGAAGTTGAACTCGACGCGGTCCGCGTAGTCCCACGCCTCTACCTCGGGCGGAGCCACCGTGTCGCAGAGGAAGTAGGAGGTCAAGGTGGGTTCTGCTGCCTCCGGGCCATCGTAGTCGGTATCGAGGTTCAGCAGATAGGCAGGCGTGTTGGCCGGCGCTTTGCCCTTGACCGTGGACTCGAGGATGGTGAATGTGTAGCGGTGACCGTACGAAAGGCCGGCGGCCGGCATGAACGTCACATGGTAGGGAGAGACCGAGAAGGGAGTCAGGATGACCGGAGCCCCGTCGTCCCGCACCAGCTTGAAGTTCGAGAGGACCAGTGTGGTCGTGTCCATCTCCGAGGTGAACCACACCGCGACTGCAATGAGCGTGTCCGCCATCCGAACCGTGTCGGGGTCTACATAGTCGATGGTCGGAGGCCGGGTCGGGACGCAGGAGTTCGCGCTTGAGCCCTGGGTGTAGAACGTGGTCAGTGCGTCATCGTAGGGGCTGCCGTCGGCCTTGCCGTTGCCGTTGCCATCCAGGGATGTACCCCAGCGGTTCCTGGCGAGGCTCGACGACAAGGTCAACAGGAATGCCGAGTTCGCGGTCCAGGCGAGATGCCGAATGTAGAGCCTGCGCGCGTCCGCGTCATAGCTCACGTCGAGACCGGTCACGACCTGGCCGGTACTCGTGTTCGTGACCTTCGCGCTCTTCACGACCGAGTCAGGGTCCATGTAATCCGAGAATGCGACCACCACGGTCGCCTGAATCCCGGTAGTTTCCGGTTCGTCGTCCGCGAGCTCGTCCCGGTACGCCGGCTCAGTCTGCGCTACTGTCGGCAGGTTGCCCGCGCCGGTTCCCAATGGCAGGTTGGTGTCCGGGTTCAGCGGGTTGTCGAGCTTCCTGCATCCGAGGATGGCGAGCACGAGCAGCGGTACGAGTATCACCCTTCTCGACGGCCCTCGAACGTCGGTTGCCCGCTTCCGGCTACTCGTCATTCGGAATTCGTCATTCGTCATTCTCATGGTCGCCTCCTAAAACTTGAGCGTGACCGAAAGCCGCCAGTAGCGCAGGTCGGTCAACCGGGAGAAGCCCATCAGGTCAATCTGGAGATTGTCTATCGGGCTGTACCCGATCCCGTAGGTCAGGCCGGTAGAGTAGGTGACGCTCTTTCGGGTCTCGGACGAACCCGGGTTCTGCTGCGCGTCGCCGAGCCGATCCGAGAACGTGCTGTCGCCGTAGATCGTATGAGTGTATTGCGGCGAAGACGCGGTCAGTTCCTCAACCGTCGTTTCGTCCTTCCAGGTCATGGTCGGACTCGCGCCCAGCCGCAGGGCCAGCGGCTCCACGACCTTGAACTCAACTCCAACCGGCGCGGTGAGCACGCGGTCCGTGCCCGTGGTTCGCGTCATCCACTCCTCGGCGAAGGTCGTGGTGCTCTGGAAATCCTCGCGCCCGGAGATCGAGTCGCCGTTGTCGTATGCGTAGTAGCTGCGCTGGGCCGTGCTGTCCTCAAGCGAGTCCTGCCACGCGTCGGCGGCAAATCCCAGCCCCAGCCCGAGCCTGAGCCGGGGCGTCACCGTGAAAAGCTGCCTGGTGCTGACCGAGATGCCCTGGCGCATCTCCCGGCCGCGATACTTGTGCAGGGTCGTATCGTAGCCGCTCGCCGTGCCCGGGTGGCAGAAGCTGTCAATCCGGCCTGCCTCAAGACCGCCGGCGTCGGCCCCAACTGCCAGGCTCTGCGTATACGCGCGGAGGTAGAACCGGCTCTCGATTTCGGGCTTCGGCAAGTAGAACAGGGATGCCACTCCGCCAATTCGACTGCCGGCGTGGGGTATGTCGGCGGTATCAAGCATCTGCTCGCGACTGAAGTCTACAATTGACGGATTGGCCGGACTGCGGTCGCTACTCGACCAGCCCCGGTAGTCATGCCTCTCTTCGTTGACGAGTGGCGCAAAGCTGCCGAGCACGCCGAGCCGGACAGTGCTGAAGTCGTACCAGCCGTTCACTATGATGTTACTCTCGGTCACCCGGCTGCGGTCGAAACCAACGAAAGTGTCATTCTCGCGGTAGGTCAGCATCCGGTCGACGAGGCTGGAATCGCGCCGGTCGAAGGTGTAGTTGCGTGCGGGATCAACGGACTGGCTGGAGGAAATGCTGGGCGCAAACGCCGCACCCAGCCGCAGACTGCCGGCCTTGTAACCGACGCCGAAATAGCCATGGGTGGTTTCGTTCTCGTTCCAGGCTTCGGCAGAAGTCACGTCTTCGCGCTTGTAGTCGTAGGTTCCATTCGAATCAAGGTCCAGGAGTTCGGTGTGGATCGCCCTCCCCTCTCCCAGCAACTCGTCGCCCGCGCTGTTGGTGAGTCCGGTGGCGAGCGGGTCATGGTTCGCGAAGCGATCGAAGAGCAGCCCGGGGTAGATCGGCGCCGTGAGCGAAGTCGAGCCGCCGAGGAGAAAGAAATCGTTTGTCGAGCCCCTGAACTGCTGGTCGTTGCCGGACACAAGGTTCGACAGCGCGGTATAGACCCTGTCTCCTCTGATGAGCGGGATGCGAGCCGGTTCGAACAGCAGGTCGTAGTCATCCGCCCACAGACCCGCGGTTGATTGGCTGCGGAACGAACTGGGCACATAGGCCGCAGCCAGTCCGCATAGAACCACGAACAGGACAGTGAGTCGCATACGCCTCCTCTTCTTTGCGGTCGCCGAATAATACCTCGCTGCTGACGCGTGTCAAGCGCGAATCGCGCCTGGCGTACGCGAATGGCGCCCTAGGGCCATCTATCCTCTTGGCTTGACTAGAACGCGTGGCTGTGCTAGATTCTCGCCACGCGCCCGTAGCTCAGATGGATAGAGCGGCAGACTCCGGATCTGCAGGCCACGCGTTCAATTCGCGTCGGGCGCTCTGCCGGAACAGGAATCCAGGATTCGAGGATTCTGGGATTCCAGTGTCCGGACACTCGACACCTTGAGCCCTTGACCCCTTGACTCCTACTGGAGGTCCCTTGGATTTCTACGATGTTGTCCGCAGTCGACTAAGCATCCGCGCCTACAAGCCCGACGCCGTTCCCGAAGAAGTGCTGAACCGCATTCTTGAGGCCGGTCGCCTCGCCCCGTCGGCCAAGAACTACCAGCCGTGGAAGTTCATCGTCGTCAAAGACCCTGCAATCCGCCAAGCGCTCGTCCCGGCCTGCAGAGGCCAGGGCTCAGTCGGCCAGGCACCGGTCGTCATCTGCGGCTGCGCCCTTGACGCGCAGGTGTGGAAAGGGATGGGCGGCTACTGGTCAGCCGAGGCAGTTGACCTGACGATAGCCATCGAGCATATGATCCTTGCGGCCGCGGCCGAAGGCCTGGGCACGTGCTGGATTGGCGCGTTTGTTGAGGCCGAGGTCAGGAAGGTCCTGGCGATACCCGAAGGAGTGAAGCCGATTGCCCTCACTCCGCTCGGTTATCCCGCGGTCGAGGCCAAGCCGCGCCCGCGCAAACCGCTGTCCGAGATCGTCTGCTACGACCAGTACCAGTAGACCAGAGACGTCAGACCAGCGACCCTGCACCGTCTCCTGGATTTATCTTCGTGTCCTGGTGCCTTTGCGGAGAGCATCTGGTCGGGACTTCTGCCTTCTGACATCTAGCTTCTGACTTCTGACTTCGGCTGGCTCTCTCCGTCAAGCTCTCTCTCCATTATCACCGCGTCTTCGCCGTTCTCGTAGTACCCTTTGCGCAGGTAGGTCGGCACGAACCCGCGTTCGGCATAGAACTTGCGGGCAGTTGTGTTCGAGACTCGCACCTCGAGGTACATGGATCCGGCCTTGCTTCGCCGGGCAAAGGCCACGACCTCGTCGAGCAGCTTGCCGCCGACTCCCTTGCCGCGCTCAACCTCGCTCACGGCCAGGTTGGCGAGGTGCGTCTCCTCCGCGCCCCAGGCTACGGCGTAGCCCAGAATAACGCCCTCATCCTCGGCCACGACGGAAAGCCCCTGCGACCGGTCTAGGTCGGACAGGAAGAAGGATCGCCGCCACGGGCTGGCGAAGATGGCCTTCTCCAGATCCATCACCTGGTCGAGGTCGGCTTCGGTCATCGGCCTGACTGTCACGTGGAAGATAATGCCGAGTACCTTGCCGGTGTCAAACCCGCGCAACCGCGCGAACCCTATGCCGGTTCGACGGTTCTCCCCGCTGCCAATTCGCGGCTCAGTCCAGAGGCGGACATCCTGAGGCGGCCCGATTTGCCCGCGCAACAACCGCGGCCGCTGGCGCTTACCCATTTCCTTCGGAAGTAACAGATGATCTGATGGCTCATCTGACGCTGATCGCTCACGTCCAGTTTCGAATATGTCCTCCTGGAATCAACCCCCCGAGTTGTTCTAACTTCTTCATTAGTAATTGGTTATTAGGCATTGCCTCTCCTCCCCTACCCCGTCCCCCCGGCTGTTCTGGAGGCAATCGCCGAGGCTGCCCGGAAGGCAGTTTCGGTGATTGCTCAGCCGGCTGTCCGGAGAGGAGTCTGGAGAGCTACCTGGACTGCTGTTCGGTCGGCTGCTCAGAGGTCTATCCGGAAAGAAACTCGGCGATCGGCCCGGCGAGTTGCCGGGAGATCA
Above is a genomic segment from candidate division WOR-3 bacterium containing:
- a CDS encoding MBL fold metallo-hydrolase, which gives rise to MNGVMPVSLGMIKVFLLTGKRPVLVDTGTRGNASRILDGLNHQDVKPEDVGLILITHTHGDHIGSLAELKKAIPAPVAVHRLDAESVRADACVEPDVLLEDESDLRPCGVAGEVIWTPGHSRGSVLVTLESGEAIVGDLVLPRFMAFGPPAIAFWSASREDSIASINKVIAFRPSTILASHGGPYTPESLVHLARS
- a CDS encoding nitroreductase, which produces MDFYDVVRSRLSIRAYKPDAVPEEVLNRILEAGRLAPSAKNYQPWKFIVVKDPAIRQALVPACRGQGSVGQAPVVICGCALDAQVWKGMGGYWSAEAVDLTIAIEHMILAAAAEGLGTCWIGAFVEAEVRKVLAIPEGVKPIALTPLGYPAVEAKPRPRKPLSEIVCYDQYQ
- the rimI gene encoding ribosomal-protein-alanine N-acetyltransferase → MGKRQRPRLLRGQIGPPQDVRLWTEPRIGSGENRRTGIGFARLRGFDTGKVLGIIFHVTVRPMTEADLDQVMDLEKAIFASPWRRSFFLSDLDRSQGLSVVAEDEGVILGYAVAWGAEETHLANLAVSEVERGKGVGGKLLDEVVAFARRSKAGSMYLEVRVSNTTARKFYAERGFVPTYLRKGYYENGEDAVIMERELDGESQPKSEVRS
- a CDS encoding T9SS type A sorting domain-containing protein, with translation MVRQYRSPGSVRGRWYAPLKLATIVFAVVCIAGPALGLQWNVGTRRIVIPAGTVDSGAMIEPSAVVANYGDSTATFTVLYSIGTFYSSTRTVTSLAPGESLAVAFDTWPAIQRGSQTARCSTQLAPDESTANDRATRTFTVRVRDMGVDSIMTPKGNVNLGVTVTPQARVTNHGTGNANFQARLRIGTFYSESSFVNGMASGTSRTISFTNWTPDSLGTFAVSCTMMQNLDQVLTNNLVLDSCHVITLAKDAGTMRVVAPTAIVDSGAVFQPQAMVRNTGTDTISFPAIFTISGGYADTQQVTNLASLDSALVTFADWTASPLGTLVTRCSTALAADSNATNNARSDSVKVIIRTTDVGAVRFTAPPDTVDSGTVVPVKAWVRNFGLVMQSFPVRVRLGSLYSDTVQVDSLAAGDSLEVTFADYPVAVRGSQTVRCSTMLTGDQIVTNNLFWKWVFRRVRDVGVQSITAPPGVVPEDTVVIPAATVRRFGNAPDSFPVIFRIGTFYEDTVRTNDTLGLVTFKPCTLSVSGTYSVVCSTAMNLDVIPANDAVFDSVQVADVGISATEQGPGLPRTVTLTGNGPFAGRVAIQYGLPRSAAIRLEVYDASGRLVRVVASGPCQAGYHNADWKCTDERGRTVAQGTYFVRLVADEVTLTSKVVKAE
- a CDS encoding DUF523 domain-containing protein, which codes for MKLEAPGRRPVVVVSRCLLGERCRYDGKTVSSPAVRRLGEMVSFVPVCPEMEIGLGVPRDPIRLVRTSGGVRLVQARTGRDLTAKLRAFGQRFLAGLDVDAFLLKSHSPSCAVRDATVCDPRGRVLSVRLAGRFAAAARRRFPSVLLWDEQMLAEPGAGRQFGQEIRLRAAK